The stretch of DNA GACTCACCGGAAATCACGGCTGGCGCCACTGTAATTTCGTATCCATGCCGCACGCTGCGGTGGCTGCAAACCGGAGTTCAAAAGGCGCGGGAGCGCGGAGGCCCGCtctgcctcctctcctcttcccccATTCCTTGTACCACCACATCTCTCGACCATAAGGCGCAATCTCGATCCCTTCCACCACCAAGGGTACGCACACCCATTCGTCCCACGCAGCGGCGGCGTCAAAGGCGCGATGGAGCGGCGGCCAGAGCTGCGGCGGTCGATGACGCTCTCGGAGCAGCTGTCCAGGCCCGACCCGGCCATCCGCGAGTTCCTCAAGATCCCCGACGACGATAGCCACCTGAGCGCTGAcgccggaggaggtggaggcagCGGCGGCATGATCAACTGGAAGCCGTTGCGCGACCGTCTCCGGCTCCGGCGCTCCGTGAACGCCTGGTCCAGCCCGTCGGAGAGGCCCAGCACGGCGGACGGCGCCGGTAGCCTGAAGAACAGCGGCAGCGGCAGCAACCGCAGCCACAAGTACATCTACGCGCAAGGTGAGGCCACGGCGGCCTTCTGCCGCACCTCCTCGCTCCGCCAGACTCCCGCATTCTCGCGCGCGGCCTCCACTCGGGTCGGTTCCAACGCCACGATCGGGCGCTCTCCCCCCGTGGTCGACGGCGAGGGCTCCGAGGACGAGTCAGAGCACGATGAGGACGAGGAGGAaggcaaggaggaggaggacgcgCCGACGGCGCAGATGTCCCTGATGGCGCTGCTGGAGCAGACGGACAGCtgggacgaggaggaggaggaggaggagcagcaggcCGCGGCAGGCGGCGGGGCCAGCAGCAAGAACGCGCacgccgaggaggaggaggaggacggcgaggGGCGCGAGGAGGAGATGGTGCACGTGTGCTGCGTGTGCATGGTGCGGCACAAGGGCGCGGCCTTCATCCCGTGCGGCCACACATTCTGCCGCCTCTGCTCCCGGGAGCTCTGGGTCAGCCGCGGCAACTGCCCGCTCTGCAACGGCTTCATCCAGGAGATCCTCGACATCTTCTGATCAAACCAACCTCGTCTTCCTGTCTGTCCGTCCGACTCTTGATTCTTCGGAGAAATTGTGCGGGATCATTCATTCACGCGCCCGCGAGTACCGCGGTTGATGGCGAGTGAGCGGCCAACGCGCCACCCCGCTCTGAAACTGAGGCCCGTATCATATCGTAGGTAAATTGGTACATCAATCAACATGATGACACTCTGTCTGCGATTTATTTCTGGAATGTGATTAACTGTATCAACTGTACTCAGTAATGTTTTGGAATAAGAGTGGGATGCCTACAATGAAAGTACATTGGAATAAGAATGGTCGTGCCGCTCTGTTTCTTTGTTGTGCTTGAGAAATCCCCTCTCTGATGAAGTATGCGTTTGGCTCCCCCTTTAATTGTTGCGTCGCTCCTGTTAGTAAACAATTGCAAGAATGAATGAACTGTGTCAATTTCATTGATAGACAGATCGTATATACAGGGAGCAGACGCATCCGATAATGCTGTGTGTGGGAAACGGCGTGACGGTTGCCGAATCGTAATCGCACTTGCACTTTGTACAAGCAAGGATTAACCTCAATTACGTTAATaattactccctctgttccataatataaaaacatttttgacactacactagtgtcaaaaacgttcttacaTTACGGGATAGAGGGAGTAAATCCTAACAGCTCCAACTCGAGAGCTCCCATATGCATACCACAGGCGGCAAATGGCGGAGACGACACACAGGACACAAAACGCCTTAGTAGCATCTACGCATGCTGTAGTGGTCGGTTCACTGAACCAGTTTTTGttggttttttctttttcacCTTATCTATTTCATAGTTCTTGGTACTATAAATATTTTCATAATATACGGTGATTATTTTCCAAAATACACACTAAACACGTTTTAATATACAGTAAACTTTTTTTAATACAATGGACATTTTTGTACTACATCTGACCATTTTCAAAATACACATTGATTTTTTTGTAAAATACGCTGAACAATTTCATAGTATAAGCTGAACGTTATAAAAATACAGATCGAACTTTTGTATAAAATATGTTGAACACTTTTTTAGTATACAAGGACCATTTTCAAAATACACATTGATTTTTTTGTAAAATACGCTGAACAATTTCATAGTATAAGCTGAACGTTATAAAAATACAGATCGAACTTTTCTCTAAAATATGTTGAACACTTTTTTAGTATACAATGAACATTTTCACAATACACATTGAActtagaaaaaatgttgaccaatTTCTTAATACGATGAATATTTTTATAATACCGGTGAACGTTCTGAATGTATGCTGAATATTTTGTTAATATACAACGAGCATTTTCGTAATACATGGTGAATTTTTTATATAGGGCAAAAACTAAAATAAATTAAATTaaaaaccgagaaaaagaaaggaaaaaggaaacaaaaaaaatgaaataaaagCAACAACCAACCCAACATGGGTCAGTCCAACTAAGCCGCCGGGAGGAACGCTCTCTCAGCGATGCCACCGCTATTTGCCGCCTAACGGTGGCAAATATGATTGACCGTCCCTGGGTAGTACGTAATCTACTAAGTAACTATGCCCTCTCAAATTTAGATTTCCTTAGATTTCAGTCATATTATTTATGAGCATTGTTTTAGAGAGACAATAAAGTAGCACAAGAATTAGCTAGTCTAGCTAGATTCACTCCTCCTAATGTATGGACGGATGCTGCCCCGACGGCTGTCATCCCCCTAATTGTTTCAGATGCTACAATTGTAGCCAATTAATAACGGAGGTGTTTATCGAAAAAAAAACTATGCCCTCTCAAATTCGAGGGTTCTCCTTTAATCAGCCGCGTGGAGCCCTCTCCTCACTCTGTGAATTTAACAATTGTTTGTGTGTTTacttatttttcttttattttcacATTTACATTCACGAACATTTAAGAAAATATTGAAGATTTATTGAAATTAATGAATATTTAATCCTTTTGAATATATTAAAGTTTGTTAATTTGAGGTCCACTCatattttttaaattcatgaatgTTTTAACTGTTATGTTTTTGTTAATTTGCAACACTAAAAAAATCCGTGAAGATCTTTTAATTTAACAAACAATTTCAAATAAATAAATGATAGGCGGTTTTTATGAGCTAGCATTGTAACGAGTGGAAAGAAACTAAGCGAGCGAGTGGAGCAGGAAACCAAGTTGAGCGAGCGAGGGCTTCATGGGACCGCGTATTGGAGCGCTCTCATTTACTCAGCCGCGTGGAGCCCTCTCCCCACTCCTCGAATTTATCAATTGTTTGCGTTTTACttgtttttcttttattttcacATTTTTATTCAACAACATATAAGAAAAATCTCAAAGATTTTTTGAAATtaatgaatatttttaaatttgtgaacatattaAAGTTTGTGAAAAAATTAAAGTCTATAAATCTTTTCTAATTTGTGAAGCTTTCTCGAATTCACAAACATAGTTTGAGATCCCTTCatattttttaaattcatgaataTATTTTAACAGTTATGGTTTTGTTAATTTGCaacatttaaaaaaaattgtgaaCATCTTTTGATTTCACAAACTTTTTCAACAGTCGGTTTTTATGAGCTGCATTGCAGCGAGCAAAAAAAAAATTAAGCGAGCGAGCGGAGCAGGGAGCCAAGCTGAGCGAGTGAGGGCTTCATGAGACCGTATTATAGATCAAATTGGAGCGCTCTCCTTTACGCAGTTGTGTGGCCCTCTCCTCACTACGCAAATTTATCAATTGTTTGTGTTATACttattttttcttttattttcagattgTCATTCATGAGCATTTTAGAAATATCTCAAAGATTGTTTAaaattaattaatatttttaaatttgtgaATATATTAAAGTTTGTGAATATCTTTAAATTCTATGAATATTTTCTAATTTGTGAAGCCTTTTCAAATTCTAGAGCATAGTTTGAGATCCACTCATATTTTTAAGCAGTTATGGTTTTCTTAATTTGCAACATTAAAAAAAGAATATGTGAACATCTTTTGATTAAATAAACTTATTCAAATAAATAAACGATAGTCGGTTTTATGAGCTAGCATTGGAGCGAGCAGAAAAAACTAAGCAGGTGAGCGGAGCAGGGAGCCAAGCTGAGTGAGCGGAGACTTCATGGGACCACATTATAGCAACAACTTCATCAAACAACACGGACCGAGACTGATGCCGAAATGTGTAAGGCTATCACAACCACACACCAAACAACCCCACTCTTCTTTCAGAACAAAAACCATCTTGCAGCCCAACATGATATATGTACGAAACAACACCACTAGACCATGATTAAAACTCAAGTCAGCCCAGATAAAACCAGAACGAAACAACCGATAACAATAACATGGTGGTCCAAACAAAAAGGCAATCCTGACAAGTGAAAAACAGCGCGGCAAAGCACGCGTTTGCCTCCAATCTTTCTCTATTCCTCAAGGGAAACGATTGAACTCATCCGACGGATGTCCCGATCATATCGATCTTCTTGTGCGTGTGTCACGTGCCCGTGGGCCCACAAATTGCTCCGGCGTAATCATCATGATCCTCGCGAGTAGCGTGCACCATGTGACTAAGGGTGGCAATGGATCAGGTTTGGACCGGGTTGTACAATatcaaatccatatccatatccacGAAGACAATCTTTACCCACCCATGAAAAAATCCACGGGTAAAAAATTGTGTCCATGTCCAAACCCGATGGATATCTAAAAGTgttagttatcgactagagggggggggggtgaataggcgatttttatgaaagtcttcaaaacacgggggctttgaagacaaacagtagaaacgaacctattgatatgcagcgaaAGGCAGACTACACTAAACAAGCCATAGttaagtaagcaatgaagtgaaagcacgatgactatcagcagctagttagtatggatcaggatggaagaaagtatgaagccaaacaacaacagtctttacacaatgaagtcaatcagatcatgcaagcagacaatgacttcacgaagacaaactgtaagtaaagagaggtaaaggatagaaccagttgcttggtgaggacaaggatttgttggaccagttccagttgttgtgacaactatacgtctggttagggaggctgagattcaactcagaagatcgcgtcttcaccttattccccttgagctaaggacacacagtcctcgctcaatcactctggtaagtcttctagggagacttccaaacctgcacagacttcattcactggatgctcagaacgcgacgcctaaccggtcgaaggattcacagtcctcaagtgtaacaagtcttcaggtcacgcagacagaaagacttcagtgattcctaacactctttggctttgggtgtttagggctttgtcctcgcaaggatttctctctcaaatgcttcggaggtgggttgctctcaaacgacaaaagccgtgcactaactttgagcaaccaccaatttatggtgtagggggtggactatttatagacaggaggcaacccgacctgatttgtctgaaatgaccctcggtcactaaggaactgacacgtgtctaacggtcagatttcaaacacatgcAGCAGCTTGACTTgagctacaagtaaagctgactcatccagctctagataagatttgctctcattgtcttcactttaagacataggatttggttgagcatcatttcattcactctgactttgttcacttggacctcACTTAACAGTGTGGTGGTTCCTGTGActcaaagaagaaaaggaaactacgaaacaactatgtcttcgcactccataatCTTCACATGAATGCCTTCTCGAGTCATAATCTTCgttgtgaatatcttcacagcccaccattgtcttcaatgtcttcacacatttttagggctcatctctggtaggtaaatcgaatcaatgagggactactacctgtgttatcctgcaattctcacaaacacattagtccctcaaccaagtttgtcgtcaatactccaaaaccaactaggggtggcactagatacacttacaatctccccctttttggtgattgatgacaaattggttgaagttttcaacggggataaaagtatgtgaaagtttaAGGATTTAAGtcattgtcttcataagtagcaaaaaggcccccctgaagatgtgcatataagtagtttgctctggaatgcaaatgcacatggcatgttttacttgtggagatcctctttaacctatgaagacaattcatcatgcatatacGGATGTagcgaagataatgacatgcataatgaaaaatggacgtctgcggaatgacttcatgcggaatttatcatcacaTCACAGAGTAGCAGGAAACATAGCAAAcaaccatcaagtttaagtgttacaacccaaagaaccaaatgtataaAAATGAGAGTTGCAACCACTTGGCAAAAAAttatagcaaccacccatatggacccgcttgaagactatcaactcatatgcttctccccctt from Triticum urartu cultivar G1812 chromosome 3, Tu2.1, whole genome shotgun sequence encodes:
- the LOC125548528 gene encoding zinc finger CCCH domain-containing protein 15-like, whose product is MERRPELRRSMTLSEQLSRPDPAIREFLKIPDDDSHLSADAGGGGGSGGMINWKPLRDRLRLRRSVNAWSSPSERPSTADGAGSLKNSGSGSNRSHKYIYAQGEATAAFCRTSSLRQTPAFSRAASTRVGSNATIGRSPPVVDGEGSEDESEHDEDEEEGKEEEDAPTAQMSLMALLEQTDSWDEEEEEEEQQAAAGGGASSKNAHAEEEEEDGEGREEEMVHVCCVCMVRHKGAAFIPCGHTFCRLCSRELWVSRGNCPLCNGFIQEILDIF